A region from the Patescibacteria group bacterium genome encodes:
- a CDS encoding FAD-dependent oxidoreductase: MIFIFVITHQKSIMNYDLVIIGGGPAGVGAGVYASRKHLKTVLITNEWGGQSTVSDDIQNWIGTISLSGAELATKLKEHLSAYAEDIVTIVEGECVERVEKVDGGFKVKTNKGNEFNSKTVFIGSGAHRKKLEVPGAAEFDQKGLTYCASCDGLLFKDMDVVVIGGGNAGFETAAQLLAYTKSVTLLNRGPEFKADPVTVKKVLENPKMKAILNAVTLEIKGDKFVTGLTYKDKDSEEKHELVAKGIFVEIGLVPTTGFVKDLVKLDDYGRIEIDPRNQKTSVEGVWAAGDSTNELYHQNNIAAGDAVKALEDIYNHLRAR, from the coding sequence ATGATTTTTATATTCGTTATCACTCATCAAAAATCTATCATGAACTACGACTTAGTAATTATTGGAGGCGGGCCGGCTGGAGTTGGTGCGGGTGTGTACGCTTCACGAAAACATCTTAAAACAGTTTTGATAACCAACGAGTGGGGCGGGCAAAGTACTGTTTCTGATGATATACAAAACTGGATTGGTACCATTTCTCTTTCTGGTGCAGAGCTTGCAACGAAACTTAAAGAACACCTCAGCGCCTACGCTGAAGACATTGTAACCATCGTTGAGGGAGAGTGTGTGGAGAGGGTGGAGAAGGTTGATGGTGGATTTAAAGTAAAAACCAACAAAGGTAATGAGTTTAATTCCAAGACTGTTTTTATCGGCTCCGGTGCTCACCGCAAAAAGCTTGAGGTACCGGGAGCGGCCGAATTTGACCAGAAAGGACTCACCTACTGTGCATCGTGTGATGGTCTCCTGTTTAAGGATATGGATGTTGTTGTAATAGGCGGTGGCAATGCCGGTTTTGAAACGGCAGCGCAGCTCCTTGCCTACACCAAGAGTGTTACTCTGCTGAATCGTGGACCTGAATTTAAGGCTGATCCAGTAACAGTTAAAAAAGTGCTTGAAAATCCAAAAATGAAAGCGATTTTAAATGCCGTGACGTTGGAAATTAAAGGTGACAAGTTTGTTACCGGTCTTACGTACAAAGACAAGGATTCGGAAGAAAAACATGAACTTGTTGCTAAAGGTATCTTTGTTGAAATTGGACTCGTACCAACAACAGGATTTGTAAAAGACTTGGTGAAATTAGACGACTACGGTCGTATTGAAATTGACCCGAGAAACCAAAAGACATCAGTTGAAGGTGTATGGGCGGCTGGTGACTCAACCAACGAGCTCTATCACCAAAACAACATCGCCGCAGGCGATGCTGTCAAGGCACTAGAAGATATTTATAATCACCTGCGCGCGCGGTAA
- the ftsZ gene encoding cell division protein FtsZ, translating to MQQIKPEVESFARIRVVGCGGSGGNAVDHMINSRVRGVEFIVINTDSQDLHHSLAKKKIHIGKNLTRGLGTGMSPEVGKRAAEETKEEILGAVKGADMVFITCGLGGGTGTGASPIVAKTARELGALTVAIVTKPFSFEGQQRMRIAEQGLEELKKEVDALVIIPNDRLMSIIDKDTTAKSAFAMCDSILRRAVEGISDLITIPGTINVDFADIRTVMENAGSALMGVGIGSGDRRAIDAAKAAISSPLLEISISGAKGVLFSISGGDDLGMLEIQEAAKLITQSIDPNAKVIFGTTNDDRLKKGEVKITVIATGFPDISSQRGTSLFQAPGKFSESQQEEEPEKQEKKTIFNTPPIPSMSMQKKEPTTSPPPPEKNRETPQEEDDSDDWGAVPAFLRRSKLK from the coding sequence ATGCAGCAAATAAAACCAGAGGTTGAATCGTTCGCTCGAATACGTGTCGTTGGATGTGGAGGTTCCGGAGGCAATGCCGTCGATCATATGATTAATTCTCGAGTGCGGGGGGTTGAGTTCATCGTCATCAACACCGATTCGCAAGATTTGCATCACTCATTGGCAAAGAAAAAAATTCATATTGGCAAAAATCTTACACGTGGACTCGGTACTGGAATGAGTCCGGAAGTCGGAAAACGAGCGGCTGAAGAAACAAAAGAAGAAATACTCGGAGCGGTGAAAGGAGCTGATATGGTGTTTATCACTTGTGGACTGGGTGGAGGCACTGGTACCGGAGCAAGTCCCATAGTGGCAAAAACAGCTCGAGAACTTGGAGCGCTGACCGTAGCTATAGTCACCAAACCATTCTCCTTTGAGGGGCAACAGCGGATGCGAATCGCAGAACAGGGTTTGGAGGAGCTTAAAAAAGAAGTTGACGCATTGGTGATAATCCCAAATGACCGACTGATGTCAATTATCGATAAAGACACAACCGCAAAGAGTGCGTTTGCTATGTGTGATAGTATCTTGCGTCGGGCGGTTGAGGGAATCTCAGACCTCATCACTATCCCCGGAACTATTAATGTAGACTTCGCTGACATACGAACTGTTATGGAAAATGCTGGTTCTGCACTTATGGGGGTTGGTATTGGCAGTGGTGACCGACGTGCAATAGACGCCGCCAAAGCGGCAATCTCTTCACCATTACTTGAAATATCTATCAGCGGTGCAAAAGGTGTGCTCTTTTCCATATCAGGTGGTGATGATCTAGGGATGCTTGAAATTCAAGAAGCAGCAAAACTTATCACACAATCGATTGACCCTAATGCCAAAGTTATTTTCGGCACAACAAATGATGACCGATTAAAGAAAGGTGAAGTAAAAATAACCGTCATAGCGACTGGTTTCCCTGATATTTCATCACAAAGAGGAACTTCCCTATTCCAGGCTCCAGGAAAGTTTTCGGAATCTCAACAGGAAGAGGAGCCAGAAAAGCAAGAGAAAAAAACTATTTTCAATACCCCACCTATTCCCTCTATGAGTATGCAAAAAAAAGAACCAACGACTTCCCCTCCACCACCAGAAAAAAATCGGGAGACTCCACAGGAAGAGGATGACTCTGATGATTGGGGTGCTGTACCAGCATTTCTGCGACGCTCAAAACTCAAGTAA